Proteins from a single region of Candidatus Bathyarchaeia archaeon:
- a CDS encoding DUF1801 domain-containing protein: protein MKTAQKSTQKSKGLTEGEIAAMRETLQERKAGKENDESAVLAKIAEMREPDRSIAKKLHAIIKATAPVLSPRTWYGMPAYAKDDKVVCFFQAAQKFKARYSTFGFSDKANFDEGQMWPTSFALKGLTAAEESRIAALVKKAVS, encoded by the coding sequence ATGAAAACTGCGCAGAAGAGCACTCAGAAGTCCAAGGGACTCACAGAGGGGGAGATAGCTGCGATGAGGGAGACTCTCCAGGAACGGAAGGCGGGCAAAGAAAACGACGAGAGCGCCGTGCTTGCGAAAATCGCCGAGATGCGAGAGCCAGACCGAAGCATCGCCAAGAAGCTCCACGCCATCATCAAAGCAACCGCGCCAGTCCTCTCTCCGAGAACCTGGTATGGGATGCCCGCGTATGCCAAGGACGACAAAGTCGTCTGCTTCTTCCAAGCAGCGCAGAAATTCAAAGCGAGGTACTCGACGTTCGGCTTCAGCGACAAGGCGAACTTCGACGAAGGCCAGATGTGGCCAACCTCCTTCGCGTTAAAGGGATTGACTGCCGCCGAAGAGTCACGGATCGCTGCACTCGTGAAGAAAGCGGTGAGCTAA
- a CDS encoding thiolase domain-containing protein, producing MRRPRRVKPLATIISAGLSKFGRRDGVYARELFAEAALEAFHRVEELDPGKDIKAAFIGQMSEAYEHQAHDAPINASWAGLLPAPATRIENACASSGSALRAGIMAIKSGMYDIVLVGGVEKMTNQPTPEVTGILATASDYPFEQWNGMTFPGLFALMATVHMHEYGTTEEQMAAVAVKNHKNGALNPKAHMQKEVTLDEVMKSRMVAWPLKLYDCSLITDGASCLILTNPKLAKKLSDNYVHIIGSGQSQDTFCLHERDSLTTINAAKQAAQEAYKMADVKPKDIDVAEVHDCFTIAEIIACEDLGFCRPGQGGKFVESGASNIGGTIPINTSGGLKSKGHPVGATGTAQIHELYLQLTGQADRRQVADAEIALAHNLGGSGATGVVHILRSV from the coding sequence TTGCGCAGGCCGCGTAGGGTCAAGCCGCTCGCTACAATAATCTCCGCGGGCCTCTCTAAATTCGGACGGCGAGATGGCGTCTACGCTCGTGAGCTATTCGCCGAAGCTGCTCTAGAGGCCTTTCACCGGGTTGAGGAGTTGGACCCTGGCAAGGATATCAAGGCCGCATTCATTGGCCAGATGAGCGAGGCTTACGAGCATCAAGCGCATGATGCCCCGATAAACGCAAGCTGGGCCGGTCTACTGCCCGCTCCTGCAACGAGGATAGAGAATGCCTGTGCCTCTTCGGGATCGGCTCTTCGCGCCGGGATAATGGCGATCAAGTCCGGCATGTACGACATCGTGTTGGTTGGTGGCGTTGAGAAGATGACTAATCAGCCTACGCCAGAAGTGACTGGAATTCTTGCCACGGCCTCGGACTATCCCTTCGAACAATGGAACGGGATGACTTTCCCCGGACTATTCGCCTTGATGGCAACCGTTCACATGCACGAGTACGGAACAACGGAGGAACAAATGGCCGCCGTGGCGGTGAAGAATCACAAGAATGGGGCCTTGAATCCCAAGGCCCACATGCAGAAAGAAGTGACCCTCGACGAGGTTATGAAATCCCGTATGGTCGCATGGCCTCTCAAACTGTATGATTGCTCCCTCATAACCGACGGAGCCAGTTGTCTAATCCTGACGAACCCGAAACTCGCGAAGAAGCTCAGCGACAATTACGTTCACATTATCGGTTCGGGACAATCCCAGGACACCTTCTGCCTCCACGAACGCGACAGCCTCACCACCATCAACGCCGCAAAGCAAGCAGCGCAGGAGGCCTACAAGATGGCTGATGTCAAGCCGAAAGACATCGACGTTGCCGAAGTCCACGATTGCTTCACAATCGCTGAGATCATCGCATGCGAGGACTTGGGTTTCTGCAGGCCTGGCCAGGGAGGCAAGTTCGTTGAGAGCGGCGCCTCAAACATCGGTGGAACTATCCCGATTAACACGAGTGGTGGGCTCAAATCGAAAGGACACCCCGTAGGCGCCACAGGAACTGCCCAAATCCACGAACTATATTTGCAGCTGACAGGACAGGCTGACCGGAGACAAGTCGCCGATGCCGAAATTGCCCTTGCACATAATCTAGGTGGATCCGGAGCCACCGGTGTAGTTCACATATTGAGGAGCGTTTGA
- a CDS encoding Zn-ribbon domain-containing OB-fold protein, with protein MSELPPPTIEEFYRQCAERKLMAVRCVRCKHIMVPPRSICPKCRSSRVEWVQLGTKGKLVTYTVVHVSPPQFKHMTPYAVGIVNMEEGVKLPSIIRTSRLESLKIGMELEVDFSPKSQETSWPHWPRYFFKETE; from the coding sequence TTGAGCGAGCTGCCGCCCCCTACGATCGAAGAGTTCTATCGGCAGTGCGCTGAGCGGAAATTAATGGCGGTGAGGTGCGTTCGATGCAAGCACATTATGGTTCCACCCAGATCGATCTGTCCAAAGTGTCGATCCTCGAGGGTCGAGTGGGTTCAGCTGGGAACCAAAGGCAAGCTCGTAACTTACACAGTCGTCCATGTTTCGCCACCACAGTTCAAACACATGACTCCATACGCTGTCGGAATTGTGAACATGGAGGAGGGGGTCAAGTTGCCTAGCATTATCCGAACGTCGCGACTGGAATCCTTGAAAATTGGAATGGAGCTAGAGGTTGATTTCAGTCCGAAATCACAAGAGACGAGCTGGCCCCACTGGCCACGATACTTCTTCAAAGAAACCGAATAG
- the thiT gene encoding energy-coupled thiamine transporter ThiT, translating to MPKRITFRQAVPVKILAEMASAIALSGVLSLIAIFTLPQGGSITLASMVPVLLFALRRGPKLGAIAGTLLGLVVLVEMPLVVHPAQLLLDYPFAFGALGLAGLFRNRPLIGVAVGITGRFIMHFISGVIFFASYAWAGWDPIIYSAAYNAGYLIPEMVISGFIIVILVRLKALQLCL from the coding sequence TTGCCAAAGAGGATCACGTTTCGGCAAGCTGTCCCAGTCAAGATTCTCGCGGAGATGGCTAGCGCGATCGCACTGTCGGGAGTACTTAGTCTCATTGCGATTTTCACTCTGCCTCAAGGGGGATCGATTACGTTGGCATCCATGGTGCCAGTTCTTTTGTTCGCCTTGAGACGAGGACCAAAGTTGGGAGCGATTGCGGGAACCCTTTTGGGCCTCGTCGTTCTTGTCGAGATGCCCCTAGTCGTCCACCCAGCACAGCTCCTTCTTGACTATCCATTCGCATTTGGAGCGTTAGGTCTCGCCGGGTTGTTTCGAAACAGACCGTTGATCGGCGTAGCAGTTGGCATAACCGGTCGTTTCATCATGCATTTCATTTCGGGAGTCATTTTCTTCGCATCATACGCTTGGGCCGGATGGGACCCTATCATATATTCCGCGGCTTACAATGCTGGCTATCTCATACCAGAAATGGTCATAAGCGGGTTCATTATTGTGATTCTGGTTCGCCTCAAAGCACTTCAACTATGTCTCTAG
- a CDS encoding AIR synthase family protein has translation MRFGKPNAQYMSQTVYRLKGKKRSEVLKGPQHGLDVSVVRLGKGKVMVATSDPLSYIPQVGPEASAWLSIHLLASDLTTTGFSPVYGLFDFNLPPALGDSQFATFWKAFHNECKKLGISIIGGHTGKYPGIDYSVIGGGVLLATGPEKSYLTSSMAHSGDDVILTKGVAIETTAVLTRTFPRTVKKALGSKLFARAWDYLGKVSTVRDALTASSIGVRRDGVTAMHDATEGGVIAGMIELASASDLGIIVDLESIPVSEETRALCDHFRIDPLVSLSEGSLIIASRPAKTDKIRSKLTSAEIPSNVVGKLTSKFRGCKATTRMGMRNLGYPDADPYWTAYSKGIERGWS, from the coding sequence ATGAGATTTGGAAAGCCCAACGCCCAATACATGTCACAGACAGTGTACCGACTGAAAGGTAAGAAACGCTCGGAGGTTCTCAAGGGTCCGCAGCATGGCCTTGATGTTTCAGTAGTCCGACTCGGAAAAGGAAAGGTAATGGTGGCGACATCAGATCCTCTCTCCTACATCCCCCAGGTTGGACCCGAGGCCTCAGCATGGCTGTCCATTCATCTCTTGGCCTCGGACCTCACAACCACCGGGTTCTCACCCGTATACGGTCTATTCGACTTCAACCTCCCACCTGCGTTGGGAGACTCTCAATTCGCGACATTCTGGAAGGCTTTTCACAACGAATGCAAAAAACTGGGAATATCAATAATCGGAGGTCACACAGGAAAATACCCTGGAATTGACTACAGCGTCATTGGGGGAGGGGTGCTCCTCGCTACTGGTCCTGAGAAATCGTACCTGACTTCAAGCATGGCCCATTCTGGAGATGACGTCATCCTGACCAAGGGTGTCGCCATTGAGACGACCGCGGTCCTAACTCGGACGTTCCCAAGAACAGTGAAGAAAGCTCTGGGCTCCAAATTGTTCGCAAGGGCCTGGGATTATCTGGGAAAAGTGAGTACTGTTAGAGACGCTTTGACAGCTTCGTCGATAGGGGTCAGACGTGACGGGGTAACGGCGATGCATGATGCCACGGAAGGCGGAGTAATCGCAGGGATGATCGAACTAGCGAGCGCGTCCGACCTGGGCATAATCGTTGACCTAGAGTCGATTCCGGTAAGCGAAGAGACTCGTGCGTTGTGTGACCATTTCAGGATCGACCCACTAGTCTCCCTGAGTGAAGGCAGTCTCATCATCGCTTCGAGACCAGCAAAGACAGACAAGATTCGATCCAAATTGACTTCAGCTGAGATCCCTTCAAATGTTGTCGGAAAGCTGACTTCGAAGTTTCGAGGTTGCAAAGCAACGACACGCATGGGGATGCGAAACCTCGGCTACCCCGACGCTGACCCTTACTGGACGGCCTACTCAAAAGGGATCGAGCGAGGCTGGTCATGA
- a CDS encoding N-acyl homoserine lactonase family protein, translating to MTVIDVRLLTDGYFTLDKSFLVFGKYQGIKYKAALKPLLIRTDKDNILVDTGIGTLPPKYEKFHEVIRTKEEQLRLSLKKAGLEPSDITLVVNTHLHFDHCGNNLLFPNAKFLEQTDEVRYAYFPDRFMRVSYLREFFDTDGEIVPLRGKYTIEDGVEIVPTPGHTVGHQSVVVKWKNRNLVYAGDAAPLPENIEKRNITGMIYSTAQGLESIDLLRRIENPVYIYSHENEQLKIPT from the coding sequence TTGACCGTCATCGACGTAAGACTGCTCACAGATGGATATTTCACGCTCGACAAGAGCTTTCTCGTATTCGGCAAATATCAAGGAATAAAGTACAAGGCAGCACTCAAACCGCTGCTGATACGAACAGACAAAGACAATATTCTAGTCGACACCGGAATCGGGACCCTGCCACCGAAATACGAGAAATTCCACGAGGTAATCAGGACCAAAGAAGAACAATTACGATTATCGTTGAAGAAGGCTGGACTGGAACCCAGCGACATTACTTTGGTGGTGAATACTCATCTGCATTTTGATCACTGTGGAAACAATCTTCTCTTTCCCAACGCAAAGTTTCTTGAACAAACGGACGAGGTCCGGTACGCATACTTCCCAGACAGATTCATGCGTGTAAGTTACCTGCGAGAATTCTTTGACACCGACGGAGAAATCGTGCCACTACGGGGAAAATACACGATTGAGGACGGGGTGGAGATCGTCCCAACACCAGGCCACACCGTAGGGCACCAGTCGGTTGTTGTGAAGTGGAAGAACCGGAACCTGGTCTATGCGGGGGATGCTGCTCCTCTGCCAGAAAACATCGAGAAACGAAACATCACCGGAATGATATACAGTACCGCCCAAGGATTGGAATCAATCGATCTATTGCGACGGATAGAGAATCCAGTTTACATTTACTCACACGAGAACGAACAACTGAAAATTCCTACATAG
- a CDS encoding acetoacetate--CoA ligase produces MEQLADLVGTSLRRKPLWIPSSERVKQANLTRFLAHANKKYALSLRSYPELYRWSIEKPTDFWSAMWDYGEIASTKKFQAVVDDLRKFPGANWFPGARLNFAENLLRFRDERIALISRSEGRDRSSLTYSGLYTRVARVANGLRETGVRAGDRVGGYLPNIEEAAIAMLATTSIGAVWACCGAELGSGAVLDRFGQIKPKVLFAVDGYVYKGKKFDISPNVKNVADGVPSLEKIVMVPNSGAESGIGQPVNSVRFDEFGSGNATGNIRFEQLPSDHPVYIMFTSGTTGKPKCMVQGAAGVLLNQLKETQLHADVKKGDMITYISSPSWMMWNWLMSCLATGATLVLHDGNPLYPEWDTMWKLVQEEKLTILGCSASYLNHLRGIGAKPSKDYDLSSLREISQTGSPLSTEGFEWVYKEVKADLHLNSISGGTDINGCFAGGVPVLPVFGGELQAPGLGMKISVYDENGEPVVDRMGELVCEAPTPSMPLYFWDDPKGEKYREAYFEYYRAKGKNVWRHGDYVMVHGDTGGYTFYGRSDAVIKASGVRVGTSEIYNVVEKLPEVADSLAVGQNWAGDQRIILFVKLSPNHKLTEDLKEKIKRAIRAEASPKHVPALILEVPDIPYTLNMKKVEVAVANIVNNRPVTNRDALANPESLDFYTQLLPQLRGG; encoded by the coding sequence TTGGAGCAGTTGGCCGACTTGGTTGGAACGAGTCTCAGGCGAAAGCCTCTCTGGATTCCTTCTAGTGAACGAGTAAAACAGGCCAATCTCACCCGCTTTCTAGCACACGCCAACAAAAAGTATGCCCTGAGCCTCAGATCCTATCCTGAACTCTACAGATGGTCAATAGAGAAACCGACGGACTTTTGGTCCGCGATGTGGGACTATGGAGAGATCGCATCCACGAAAAAATTTCAGGCAGTTGTTGATGATCTCCGCAAGTTCCCGGGGGCCAACTGGTTTCCTGGGGCCAGACTCAACTTTGCCGAGAATCTTCTGAGATTCAGAGATGAAAGGATCGCCCTCATCTCACGGTCAGAGGGACGAGATCGTTCGAGTCTTACCTACTCCGGCCTATACACGCGAGTCGCGCGAGTAGCGAACGGTCTACGTGAGACAGGAGTACGAGCTGGTGACCGAGTAGGAGGCTACTTGCCGAACATAGAGGAAGCGGCGATCGCAATGTTGGCCACTACCAGTATCGGAGCCGTCTGGGCGTGCTGCGGCGCGGAACTCGGCTCAGGCGCCGTGTTGGATAGGTTTGGTCAGATCAAACCGAAAGTACTGTTCGCCGTTGATGGCTACGTCTACAAGGGCAAGAAATTCGACATTTCGCCTAACGTCAAGAATGTGGCGGACGGCGTCCCTTCGCTCGAAAAGATAGTTATGGTCCCCAACTCGGGAGCCGAATCTGGCATCGGCCAACCTGTCAACTCTGTTAGGTTCGATGAATTCGGATCGGGCAACGCGACAGGCAACATTCGGTTTGAGCAATTACCCTCAGATCATCCCGTGTACATCATGTTCACATCTGGGACGACAGGGAAGCCGAAGTGCATGGTTCAAGGTGCTGCAGGGGTCTTGCTAAATCAGTTGAAGGAGACGCAACTCCACGCTGATGTGAAGAAGGGCGATATGATCACATACATTAGCTCGCCGAGTTGGATGATGTGGAACTGGCTGATGAGCTGCTTGGCGACCGGTGCGACTCTGGTTTTGCACGATGGAAATCCTCTCTACCCTGAATGGGACACAATGTGGAAGCTGGTTCAGGAAGAAAAGCTCACGATCCTGGGATGCAGTGCCAGTTATCTCAATCATCTCAGAGGAATCGGCGCGAAACCAAGCAAGGATTACGACTTATCATCGCTTAGAGAGATTTCCCAAACCGGTTCCCCTCTGTCCACGGAGGGGTTCGAATGGGTCTACAAGGAAGTCAAGGCCGACCTGCATCTCAACTCGATCAGCGGAGGTACAGACATCAATGGTTGTTTCGCTGGCGGAGTCCCAGTTCTCCCCGTCTTTGGAGGTGAGCTGCAGGCGCCGGGGCTCGGGATGAAGATCAGCGTGTACGACGAGAATGGGGAGCCCGTTGTTGATAGGATGGGCGAGCTGGTCTGCGAGGCTCCAACCCCCTCTATGCCGTTATACTTCTGGGACGACCCTAAAGGTGAGAAATACCGCGAGGCCTACTTCGAGTACTATCGCGCTAAGGGGAAGAATGTTTGGAGGCACGGCGACTACGTGATGGTCCACGGCGACACGGGTGGTTACACGTTCTATGGACGTTCTGACGCGGTGATAAAGGCCTCCGGGGTTCGGGTTGGTACATCGGAAATCTACAATGTTGTTGAGAAACTACCTGAAGTCGCCGACAGTCTCGCAGTAGGCCAGAACTGGGCAGGAGATCAGAGAATCATCCTCTTCGTCAAGCTCTCCCCGAACCACAAGCTTACGGAGGACCTGAAGGAGAAGATCAAGAGAGCGATTCGGGCTGAGGCTTCACCGAAGCATGTTCCTGCTCTGATCTTGGAAGTGCCCGATATTCCCTACACTCTCAACATGAAGAAAGTTGAGGTTGCCGTCGCGAATATTGTAAACAATAGACCTGTCACAAATCGCGATGCTCTAGCGAACCCCGAATCCCTCGACTTCTATACACAGCTACTTCCACAACTGCGCGGAGGATAG
- a CDS encoding GNAT family N-acetyltransferase: protein MKDAIDVSIRPYTEGDLWLLESTLGNPGQMVHLNGPESMEQIRKRHNKFLAMSVDPHAGCQFTILAGSLNSPAGNVGYWESEWKGKTGWEMGWFVLPQFQGRGIATVATRLVIDLITKLESHKFVFAFPSVENHQSNAICRKLGFILTDQVSSEYPPGSKRLLRCNIWILTLPVSGMDASATS, encoded by the coding sequence ATGAAAGACGCCATCGATGTTTCAATCCGACCGTATACTGAAGGAGACCTCTGGCTGTTGGAGAGCACACTCGGAAACCCAGGTCAAATGGTGCATTTGAACGGGCCGGAAAGTATGGAACAGATCCGGAAGCGTCACAACAAATTCCTTGCGATGTCTGTGGACCCGCACGCTGGATGCCAGTTCACGATTTTGGCCGGCTCTCTTAATTCCCCGGCCGGTAATGTTGGATATTGGGAAAGCGAATGGAAAGGCAAGACTGGGTGGGAGATGGGGTGGTTCGTGCTACCCCAATTTCAAGGGCGTGGAATCGCAACTGTGGCGACTAGACTGGTCATAGACTTGATTACCAAGCTTGAGAGTCATAAATTCGTCTTCGCATTTCCTTCGGTGGAGAATCACCAATCTAATGCCATCTGTAGAAAGCTCGGATTCATACTAACCGATCAAGTTAGTTCCGAGTATCCGCCGGGTAGCAAACGCTTGTTGCGCTGCAATATTTGGATACTCACTCTTCCGGTCAGTGGAATGGATGCGTCGGCGACGAGTTAG
- a CDS encoding methyltransferase domain-containing protein, whose translation MDRWKYYDIIHKRHSVMNPVDENKLERLYDLLELKPNARVIDIGCGKGEMLIRLAEKYHIKGIGIDKSPYCVREAEKRKRQRVPQADLRFLEMDGAQYKPESRESSDLAMCIGATWIYDGYRNTVRALGGMTRPSGFVMVGEPFWRTNPPQEYLRSEGLLADAFDTHHGNVSTGESEGLRLVYTIVSSQEDWDRTEGLHWSTAAEYALAHPEDRDREELLARDSKERESYLKWGRDALGWAIYLFRVL comes from the coding sequence ATGGACCGCTGGAAGTACTACGATATCATACACAAGCGCCACTCCGTGATGAACCCTGTAGATGAGAATAAACTCGAGCGTTTGTATGATCTGCTGGAACTGAAGCCGAATGCTAGGGTCATAGACATCGGATGCGGGAAGGGAGAGATGCTGATCAGGCTAGCCGAGAAGTACCACATCAAAGGCATAGGAATCGACAAATCTCCATATTGTGTACGAGAAGCTGAGAAGCGGAAACGTCAGCGCGTTCCGCAGGCGGACCTGAGGTTCCTGGAAATGGACGGGGCCCAGTACAAGCCTGAGAGTCGAGAATCCTCAGACCTAGCCATGTGCATAGGGGCCACATGGATTTACGATGGCTACAGAAACACTGTCAGAGCTCTTGGCGGAATGACGAGGCCATCCGGATTCGTAATGGTCGGCGAACCGTTCTGGCGTACAAATCCTCCACAAGAATACCTTCGGTCTGAAGGATTGTTGGCTGACGCTTTCGACACACATCACGGAAATGTTTCAACCGGAGAGTCGGAGGGACTGAGGCTTGTCTACACAATCGTCAGCAGCCAGGAAGATTGGGACCGGACAGAAGGGCTTCATTGGTCCACTGCAGCCGAATACGCGCTTGCTCATCCCGAGGACCGAGATCGCGAAGAACTGCTGGCACGCGATTCGAAGGAGAGAGAATCCTATCTCAAATGGGGAAGGGACGCCCTCGGCTGGGCAATCTACCTCTTTCGGGTTCTGTAA